One Dermacentor silvarum isolate Dsil-2018 chromosome 10, BIME_Dsil_1.4, whole genome shotgun sequence genomic window carries:
- the LOC125940898 gene encoding uncharacterized protein LOC125940898 yields MLSAGNSVSASGRGSSTPFLNEDASYKVVLPRLPTGNDVLNSIFLHADLSGRPYRAPDFRDALLEVVDTADIIGVGQYQMSHVWMVTCASSAAKHKLVACGELRVKGLKCMVIDPETKNIKLKLLWLPPHLEARRVEEAFQAYGQVKSVEREVWRCTGMELWVTTNREVSLVLKDTVTVSSIPHIMSIYGHQCLVLIPGRPPLCLRCKRVGHVRRQCRTPRCLQCHRFGHSVDACVSTYANKLRSGQHSAEEPQLDHLMDATEIVDATGEATGGIRDEEQESPEPMPSSHSIPSEATGNNSVCTHDLENLKEKPPDGDKEEEAMDSSQARKRPAPCNDETTGSAVQAPESVPSSAQRVPSPGDGVPWRFCQRSKESAIKKCKGSKTTDLPVAKGDEAQKL; encoded by the coding sequence atgctCTCTGCTGGAAACAGCGTATCGGCCTCAGGCCGAGGATCGTCGACTCCGTTTCTGAATGAAGATGCAAGCTACAAAGTTGTCCTCCCGCGTCTACCAACCGGTAACGATGTGCTGAATTCCATTTTCCTTCATGCGGACTTGAGTGGCAGACCATACCGTGCTCCTGACTTCCGAGACGCTCTGCTTGAAGTAGTGGATACTGCAGATATTATAGGTGTAGGacagtatcagatgagccatgtATGGATGGTTACCTGCGCTAGTAGTGCGGCGAAACATAAACTCGTCGCCTGTGGTGAGCTCCGTGTCAAAGGACTGAAGTGCATGGTGATAGATCCGGAGACTAAAAATATCAAGCTCAAATTACTCTGGCTTCCGCCTCACCTTGAAGCTCGACGGGTTGAAGAGGCGTTCCAGGCGTACGGTCAGGTGAAGTCTGTCGAGAGAGAGGTGTGGAGATGCACTGGTATGGAACTGTGGGTGACGACAAACCGGGAGGTTTCCTTGGTGCTCAAGGATACTGTCACCGTAAGCTCAATACCACACATTATGTCCATTTATGGACACCAGTGCCTGGTACTTATCCCCGGCAGGCCTCCGCTGTGCCTTCGTTGCAAGCGTGTGGGACATGTCCGTCGACAATGCAGAACGCCGAGGTGCTTGCAGTGCCACCGATTTGGTCACTCGGTGGACGCCTGTGTATCGACCTATGCCAATAAGCTTCGTTCTGGGCAACACAGCGCAGAAGAGCCCCAACTGGACCATCTCATGGATGCTACAGAGATAGTCGATGCTACCGGAGAAGCCACAGGCGGCATCAGGGACGAAGAACAGGAGTCTCCAGAGCCAATGCCGAGCAGCCACAGCATCCcaagcgaagctactggcaataaCTCGGTTTGCACACATGACCTAGAAAACCTTAAAGAAAAGCCCCCCGATGGCGACAAGGAAGAAGAGGCGATGGACAGCAGTCAAGCGAGAAAGCGTCCGGCACCGTGCAACGATGAAACAACGGGGAGTGCAGTACAGGCACCCGAGAGTGTGCCTTCTAGTGCTCAACGGGTTCCCTCCCCTGGTGATGGTGTGCCGTGGCGGTTTTGTCAGCGAAGTAAGGAGAGTGCTATAAAGAAGTGCAAAGGGAGCAAGACCACAGATTTACCTGTGGCCAAGGGTGATGAAGCACAAAAGCTTTAG